A window of Geothrix edaphica genomic DNA:
TCCACCAACTGAGGGCCCGTGGCGGCGGCCTGGGCGTGGCCACCCTCGGCATCGGGGGTGGCCTGGGCCTGGCGCTGCTGATCGAAGCAGAGCCCTAGCGCCTAGGCCGGCTCTCCAGTCAGGAGCGCCTTGAGGGCCCGGTAGTCCGTCTTGCCGGTGCCCAGGGTGGGGATCTGGTCGATCTGCCGGACCACGCGGATGTTGTGCAGGGAGGAGAGGCCCGCCGCGCGGATCACCGCGTTGGCGTCGTCGCGGCCGATGCCGGCCACGGAGAAGAGGATCAGGTCGGGGTTGAGATCCTCGGTGGTGGCCTCCACCGCCAGCAAGGGCTCGATCTCATCCTCGCCCTGGAAGCGCTGGGACAGGGCCTCCTCGATGGCCGGCAGGGAGACCATCTCGCCTCCGAGCTTCACGAAGCGCTTGAGGCGGCCGGAGAACACCAGGACACCGCGGTCCTGGAACACCAGGTCCCCCGTGCGGTACCAGGACCGGCCCTCGAAGGTCTCGAAGGGGGACTCCACGTCCGGGTTGAGGTAGCCGGAGAAGATGCTGGGGCCGCGGACGAGCAGCATGCCGGGCTGGCCCGGCTGCACCCGGCGGCCGGTCTCGAGGTCGACGATGGCCCATTCCACCGACACCAGGGGCTTCCCGATGCTGCCGTTCCGCAGGTCCTCTTCGCGGTTCACCGAAACCACGGGAGAGCACTCCGTGATGCCGTAGCCCTCGAGCACGGTGGTCTTCGGCCAGCGCCGGGCCAGGGTGGCGTAGACCGGTTCGGGGCACTTCTCCGCGCCCGATACCACAATGCGCAGGGATTCCAGGTGCCGGTCCTCCGCCACGCGGAGGATGCCGCCCAGAAAGGTGGGCGTACCCACCAGCAGGGTGGCGTGGTAGGCCTCGATGAGGCGGGCCAGCATCCTGCCCTCGGTGGGATTGGGATGGTAGACCACCCGCAAGCCGAGCAGCATCGGCAGGATGGTGGTGGTGGTCAGGCCGAAGGCATGGAAGGGCGGCAGGCAGCCCATGACCCGCTCGTCCTCGCGGAACCGGATGGCCTGGGTGATGTCGCGGATGTTGGCGAGGATGTTCCCGTGGGTGAGGGGCACGGCCTTCGGATGGCTCTCGCTGCCACTGGTGAAGAGCACCGCGGCCGTGGCCGGAGCCGCGGAGGCATCGAGGGAGGTCCAGCCCAGGCGGGCCCGCAGGGCCGCGGACAGTTTCGTGGCCAGCGAGATGCGCCTGCCCACGACGTCCAGCAGCACCAGGCGGTCCTTGACGGCCGACAGATCCACGCTCTGGGCCTCGAGCCGGTTGATCAGCGTGGACACGCTGATCACGTGCTTCACCCCCACCAGGTCGAGGCCATAGGCCATGCTGCGGACCCCGGCCGTCCAGTTCACCAGCACGGGCGTCTTGCCCGCGAACAGCAGGGCCAGGTAGAGGATGCTGGCGCCCCCGGAGGCCGGCAGCATCAGGCCCACGTGGGAGCCTTCCAGGCCCTCGAAGATGGGCTTCAGCACCAGGATGGCCGTGATGACATCCCGGTAGGTCTTCACGCCGCCCAGCTGGTCGGCCAGGACCACCCGGCCCGGGTCGCGCCGCGCCTGCTTGAGGAAGACCTCGGGGATCGAGTCGCCGTCAGGCATCTCGATGGGCAGATCCGTGCGCGAATGGAACCAGGCATGGGGCACGGCCTTCAGCTCGCCCTGGCGGAGGGAGACGGCCGCGCCGGTGGCCGCCAGCAGCAGGTCGCCCACGGTCTGGAGGGAGGCGGGATCGGCGCAGGGGTAGCCGAAGGCCTGCTCGAGCCAGAGCTCAAGCTCCCGATGGCCCAGGACATCGAGCCCCAGGTCCTTCACCAGGTGGTGATGTTCCTGGATGTCCGAATGGCCCGTGACCGCCTGCAGGTGGCGCCGCACCGCATCCCGGACCTGGGGCGGCACGTTGCGGGGGTTGCCCTCCACCCTGGGCCGGGGCGGCTCGGGGAGGGTGCGGGGCGCATGGTCCTTCCAGATCAGGTAGGGGACGAAGGTCCGCGGCGTGGCGTCCGCATTCAGGTGGGCCTCCAGGACCCGGTTGACGGCCTCGCGGTCCGCGCCCGCCGGGAGGTCCGGGACCTCCTCGAAGGTGACCTGGACCTCGCGCCGGGGCATGAAGAACAGGGCGTTGGCCAGCAGGTAGCCCAGCCCCTTGAGCAGCTCCACGCCGGTGGATGGACGTCGTCCGGAAGCCGCGCTGAAGCGGCTGCCCCAGAGCCCGCCGAGCCGCACCACCACCACCCGGGTGCCGGGGGCCTGGCGGAGGATCGCGGCCACGGCGCTGTTGTCGGCGAGGTCCTGGGTCTTCTGCCGCGCCAGGCGGGCCCCGGGAAACATGAGGAGGTTCCGCCCCGACGCCAGAAGGCGGGCATGGGCCGCCAGCTCCAGGTCCAGCCTCTCCCGGGTCTGCGCACCGTGGTCCGCGGGATCCGGCAGGGGCCTGGCGCCCAGCGCCCAGGCCAGCCAGCGCAGAGGGGCGGAGGCGCCATGGTCCCGGCCCACCACCAGGACCGGGGC
This region includes:
- a CDS encoding AMP-binding protein; its protein translation is MIDSLIRALGRPLLRLRYRIHTGGLEAVPAAGTPGILFLANHPTLVDPFLLGAELHGRFAPVLVVGRDHGASAPLRWLAWALGARPLPDPADHGAQTRERLDLELAAHARLLASGRNLLMFPGARLARQKTQDLADNSAVAAILRQAPGTRVVVVRLGGLWGSRFSAASGRRPSTGVELLKGLGYLLANALFFMPRREVQVTFEEVPDLPAGADREAVNRVLEAHLNADATPRTFVPYLIWKDHAPRTLPEPPRPRVEGNPRNVPPQVRDAVRRHLQAVTGHSDIQEHHHLVKDLGLDVLGHRELELWLEQAFGYPCADPASLQTVGDLLLAATGAAVSLRQGELKAVPHAWFHSRTDLPIEMPDGDSIPEVFLKQARRDPGRVVLADQLGGVKTYRDVITAILVLKPIFEGLEGSHVGLMLPASGGASILYLALLFAGKTPVLVNWTAGVRSMAYGLDLVGVKHVISVSTLINRLEAQSVDLSAVKDRLVLLDVVGRRISLATKLSAALRARLGWTSLDASAAPATAAVLFTSGSESHPKAVPLTHGNILANIRDITQAIRFREDERVMGCLPPFHAFGLTTTTILPMLLGLRVVYHPNPTEGRMLARLIEAYHATLLVGTPTFLGGILRVAEDRHLESLRIVVSGAEKCPEPVYATLARRWPKTTVLEGYGITECSPVVSVNREEDLRNGSIGKPLVSVEWAIVDLETGRRVQPGQPGMLLVRGPSIFSGYLNPDVESPFETFEGRSWYRTGDLVFQDRGVLVFSGRLKRFVKLGGEMVSLPAIEEALSQRFQGEDEIEPLLAVEATTEDLNPDLILFSVAGIGRDDANAVIRAAGLSSLHNIRVVRQIDQIPTLGTGKTDYRALKALLTGEPA